Proteins encoded together in one Oceanobacillus iheyensis HTE831 window:
- a CDS encoding tripartite tricarboxylate transporter TctB family protein has translation MKLTANKGISLVLIIIAAGYLIMAYQLPAYIFVPVDSDLVPKLLGFALLLLAIFFFFTKDKDTDDQKKNRVIPKKEVYMLLGVLAMILLYITVLEVLGFVIMTFVFIIASSRFLGYKNWTVLILTALLFSVGAYSLFNYALAIRLPAGFMPF, from the coding sequence ATGAAATTAACGGCAAATAAAGGCATTTCTTTAGTACTGATCATCATTGCTGCAGGTTATCTGATTATGGCCTATCAGCTTCCTGCGTACATTTTTGTACCAGTAGATTCCGATTTAGTACCAAAGTTATTAGGATTTGCATTATTACTATTAGCCATATTCTTTTTCTTTACAAAAGATAAGGATACGGATGATCAAAAGAAGAATCGTGTGATCCCAAAAAAAGAAGTGTATATGCTTTTAGGAGTATTAGCAATGATTCTATTATACATTACCGTTTTAGAAGTACTCGGTTTTGTGATTATGACATTTGTATTCATAATCGCTAGCTCACGATTTTTAGGATACAAGAACTGGACAGTTTTAATTCTAACAGCATTATTATTTTCCGTTGGCGCGTATAGCCTGTTTAATTATGCTTTAGCAATTCGATTGCCAGCAGGATTTATGCCATTTTAA
- a CDS encoding tripartite tricarboxylate transporter substrate binding protein, with amino-acid sequence MFRRSVSIFILPLILLAGCSLPVQSGSVNDQGEWVPDRSIEIIAPAAAGGGWDTTARMLARTIDEEQLADESFGVVNKPGGGGAVAWSYIHKRNDPHNIFVSSPPLHFVYLNGQSPFGYEDFTPIANLIADYGAFAVREDAKWDTLDELFADMREDPESVTVVGVSSPGSMDHIQFMMFADKAGVDIKKIRYVSDQDGGGMTSVLNGSVDVISTGVMDAVDQARAGKMKILGITAPERLEGDEFLETLPTAKEQGIDAEFIVWRGMFGPPDMTDEQLAYYEQAFQKVSESEAFAEVRDMYGWDEQFMNSEEFQVFLDEQYVELEKILIDLGFIDE; translated from the coding sequence TTGTTTAGAAGGTCAGTGTCAATTTTTATTTTACCGCTAATCTTACTTGCTGGGTGCTCTTTACCTGTACAAAGTGGATCAGTGAACGACCAGGGAGAGTGGGTGCCTGATCGTTCGATTGAAATTATTGCTCCGGCAGCAGCTGGTGGAGGTTGGGATACAACTGCGCGAATGTTAGCGCGAACGATTGATGAAGAACAACTAGCAGATGAAAGTTTTGGTGTTGTCAATAAACCAGGTGGTGGCGGTGCTGTAGCATGGTCGTACATACATAAACGAAACGATCCCCATAACATTTTTGTTAGTTCTCCGCCATTGCACTTCGTTTACTTAAATGGACAATCCCCGTTTGGGTATGAAGACTTTACACCGATTGCGAATTTAATCGCAGACTATGGGGCATTTGCCGTTCGTGAGGATGCCAAATGGGATACATTGGATGAGTTGTTTGCAGACATGCGAGAGGATCCAGAGAGTGTAACGGTCGTCGGTGTATCTTCCCCAGGTAGTATGGATCATATTCAATTTATGATGTTCGCAGATAAAGCAGGCGTGGATATCAAAAAAATACGCTATGTATCCGATCAAGATGGCGGGGGAATGACTTCCGTTTTAAATGGTAGTGTAGACGTTATTTCAACGGGTGTGATGGATGCTGTCGACCAAGCGCGTGCAGGGAAGATGAAAATTCTAGGAATAACCGCACCAGAAAGACTGGAAGGAGATGAATTTTTAGAAACCCTTCCTACAGCAAAAGAACAGGGCATTGATGCAGAATTTATCGTTTGGAGAGGCATGTTTGGTCCTCCGGATATGACCGACGAACAGCTTGCTTATTATGAACAAGCATTCCAAAAAGTTTCTGAATCAGAAGCCTTTGCAGAAGTTCGAGATATGTATGGCTGGGATGAACAATTTATGAATAGTGAAGAATTCCAAGTCTTTTTAGATGAGCAGTATGTGGAATTAGAGAAAATCTTGATAGATCTTGGTTTTATCGATGAGTAA
- a CDS encoding response regulator, which yields MNVLVAEDDYRVADIHCQYLEKFQDIQYIERAATAYETLAKLKENKFDLLLLDVYLPDELGINMIETYKQEHAALQIILITAATDIEMLKKAYLSGVIDYLIKPIALDRLADAINKAVKNHQFIRSQGEFTQQLADQLFQNQQEIMEKQEYPKGIDELTLKKVNEVLQKQSSGMTADQVGKDIGVSRTTARRYLEYLISVGKAKAELEYGIVGRPERKYVTQ from the coding sequence ATGAATGTTCTTGTTGCAGAGGATGATTATCGGGTTGCCGATATTCATTGTCAATACTTAGAGAAGTTTCAAGATATACAATATATTGAAAGAGCTGCAACCGCGTATGAAACATTAGCCAAGTTAAAAGAAAACAAATTTGATTTATTATTATTGGATGTATATTTGCCAGATGAGCTTGGTATTAATATGATTGAAACATATAAGCAAGAACACGCAGCACTGCAAATTATATTGATTACTGCAGCAACGGATATCGAAATGTTGAAGAAAGCATACCTTTCTGGTGTGATTGACTATTTAATAAAACCGATTGCGCTTGATCGGCTAGCAGATGCGATAAATAAAGCAGTTAAAAATCACCAATTTATCCGTTCGCAAGGGGAATTTACGCAGCAACTGGCAGATCAGCTCTTTCAAAATCAACAAGAAATTATGGAAAAACAAGAATATCCAAAAGGAATTGATGAACTGACGCTTAAGAAGGTGAACGAAGTATTGCAAAAACAATCCAGTGGCATGACAGCAGATCAAGTGGGAAAAGATATCGGCGTTTCCCGCACTACTGCAAGAAGGTACTTGGAATACTTAATATCCGTTGGAAAAGCCAAAGCAGAATTGGAATATGGGATTGTAGGTCGGCCAGAACGTAAATATGTCACGCAGTAA
- a CDS encoding ATP-binding protein produces the protein MKWSLERKFLVLGCILVTAIMLMVMVLYISYERDQTRQLIGQQALTTAIAVSEIPEVQHVIEHQKDADVLQPFIERIRKQSNAEFIVIGDRNSLRYTHPDPDKVGMQMVGGDNEQALVDGENYVSIANGSLGASVRGKSPIFNSDGDIIGIVSVGYMISYVDSLFKQGLIGFLVWLSLIFIIGVAGSFLLAKSIRKDTFGLEPYQIARIYKERGAILESIKEGLIATDQRGHITLVNYSAKEMLHIRHDVIGKPVQEVLPNTELAYVLTEEHREGSFETTINQTVLLVRYKLIDDDGDYGGKVASFQVRSDLQELIHTLSEVQQYSQDLRAQTHEYTNKLYVISGWLQLGHTDKAKQFIHEEVGKQQSYEKVLFEQISDSTIQAILIGKLSKASEKKIEFTINEGSHINYQWPEQMTAQLVTIIGNIIDNAFDAVVNTDNPKIDIFLTDMGNDLVIEVADNGTGISPADYDNIMKQGYSTKDGQNRGYGLALVQAALLELQGFLEITANEPNGTVFIVYIPKKGGAES, from the coding sequence AGAGAAAATTTCTTGTGCTTGGTTGTATCCTTGTTACCGCCATCATGTTAATGGTAATGGTGTTGTATATTTCCTATGAAAGAGACCAGACAAGACAACTGATTGGTCAGCAAGCACTGACTACCGCAATTGCTGTGTCGGAAATTCCAGAAGTGCAACATGTCATTGAACACCAAAAGGATGCAGATGTGCTGCAACCATTTATTGAGCGGATTCGAAAACAATCAAATGCAGAGTTTATCGTCATAGGTGACCGTAATTCACTTCGGTACACACACCCTGATCCAGACAAAGTCGGTATGCAAATGGTTGGCGGGGATAATGAACAAGCTTTGGTGGACGGGGAGAATTATGTATCTATAGCAAATGGAAGTTTAGGGGCATCTGTACGCGGGAAGTCACCGATTTTCAACAGTGATGGCGATATTATTGGAATCGTATCGGTCGGATATATGATTTCCTATGTAGATTCTTTATTTAAACAAGGTCTTATCGGATTTTTAGTATGGTTATCGCTAATATTTATCATTGGTGTCGCAGGAAGCTTTTTATTAGCAAAAAGTATTCGTAAAGATACGTTTGGTCTAGAGCCGTATCAAATCGCTCGAATATACAAAGAACGTGGAGCAATCCTGGAATCAATAAAAGAAGGATTAATTGCCACCGATCAACGTGGGCATATAACATTGGTCAATTACTCTGCGAAAGAAATGTTACATATACGCCATGATGTCATTGGCAAACCGGTACAAGAGGTACTACCGAATACAGAGCTAGCATATGTCTTAACTGAAGAACATCGAGAGGGTTCTTTTGAAACAACGATTAACCAAACCGTATTACTCGTACGCTATAAATTAATAGATGACGATGGGGACTATGGAGGCAAAGTTGCTAGCTTTCAAGTAAGATCGGATTTGCAAGAACTTATTCATACCTTATCTGAAGTCCAGCAATATTCACAAGATTTACGGGCGCAGACACATGAGTATACCAATAAGCTCTACGTCATTTCTGGTTGGTTACAGCTTGGGCATACGGATAAGGCGAAGCAATTTATCCATGAAGAGGTTGGAAAACAGCAGAGTTATGAGAAGGTACTATTTGAACAAATCAGTGATTCTACGATACAAGCAATCTTAATTGGAAAATTATCAAAAGCTTCGGAGAAAAAGATAGAATTTACTATTAATGAAGGTAGCCATATTAATTATCAATGGCCAGAACAGATGACAGCGCAACTAGTGACAATCATTGGTAATATTATAGATAATGCTTTTGATGCCGTTGTGAATACAGACAATCCAAAGATAGATATTTTTCTTACTGATATGGGAAATGACTTAGTTATTGAGGTAGCTGATAATGGTACAGGCATTAGTCCGGCTGATTACGATAATATTATGAAACAAGGTTATTCCACGAAAGATGGGCAGAATCGTGGATATGGGTTAGCGCTTGTACAAGCAGCTTTATTAGAGTTACAAGGCTTTTTGGAAATAACAGCTAATGAACCGAATGGAACCGTATTTATCGTGTATATTCCGAAAAAAGGGGGAGCGGAATCATGA